The DNA segment ACCATCATCCCCCCGATGAAATCATCGAAGTGGAGTTTTCCGGCCGCACCGATAATCATGTTAGGAAAGTCACCGATCAATGTGGACGCGCCCCCAAGATTAGAGGCGGCGAGTTCCGCAATGATGATAGGCACTGGCTCCAGCTCTACCGCATCACACAAAGCCAGAGTCAGCGGCAAAATGATCAGCATGGTGGCCAGATTGTTGACCACCAAAGAAAAACCGTAGGTAATCAGGACCATCAACACCAGAACCAACTGGGCATTGCCACGCGAATAACTCGCCACCTTCGTGGCGAGTATATTGAACAGCCCAGAGCGGATCAGGACACTGCCAATCAGCGACATACCAAAGATCAATGCCAGCGTATCAAAATAAACAGTTCTTACTGCCTCGCGTGGCCCATAGAAATCAAACCACCAACCCAAGAGAAGCATTAACGCTGCCCCCCCAACCATGGCCTGGTTGCGATCTACTTTTTCTGCCTCCACGAGAAAGAAAATTAGCGCGAATAGGCCCACGCTTAATGGTGCTGCCGCCATCATTAGAGCGTCTCCAGCTCAGGACGTGGGCGATTCTTGCGCAAGACATAATCCAATTCTGGTACTGAACCGGCTACGGATTTAAATCGTACCTTTACCTCGCCCAAATGTGGAACCGATTCGTGCAGGTTCTTCTCTACCCCTTTGGTAATTCTCTTGGCATCGCCTACCGAGAGTTCCGGATCAACCCCAACGACCAGTGATACCCAAATCTCTTGCCCAACCCGCCGGGTACGTACCGCTTCAACTCTTTTGACTCCCGCGATCAGTGATGCGATCTCTTTAATCTTGGCCACCACTTTCTCTGG comes from the Gammaproteobacteria bacterium genome and includes:
- a CDS encoding putative Magnetosome protein MamM (Evidence 3 : Putative function from multiple computational evidences) — its product is MFLAMYTGCVAFESKSPMVGVLTQHQKSAATASLAVAAGIIGSHYLGMPWLDTVVAVGECVDLGYMGGEVFVHAVRGLMDVAAPEKVVAKIKEIASLIAGVKRVEAVRTRRVGQEIWVSLVVGVDPELSVGDAKRITKGVEKNLHESVPHLGEVKVRFKSVAGSVPELDYVLRKNRPRPELETL